The Clostridia bacterium DNA segment ATATCCCTGTCTTATGGCATCAGATATACTGATATGTAAAGCTACTTTGGTGCCGGTAGGAGAAGATCAACTTCCACATCTGGAATTGAGCAGGGAGATTGCGAGGAGATTTAATTTCTTATATGGAAATGTTTTTCCTGAGCCCAAAGAAAAGCTCAATCAAGTAAAAGTGCTTCCAGGATTGGATGGAAGAAAGATGAGTAAAAGCTACGATAACACCATTGCATTATCGGATGGGCCTGAGCAGATACAAAAAAAAGTAAGCCGAATGATAACGGATCCTGAAAGGATAAGGAAGAATGATCCCGGACATCCTGAAGTTTGTTCTGCCTATGCATTTCATAAAGTTTTTAGCGAAAATGAGGTTGACGAGATTCAGAGCAATTGTAGAAAGGGTAAAATAGGATGTGTGGAATGTAAGAAAAAACTTGCCAATAATATGATGAATTATTTAGAACCTATTTATTCAAAAAGGAAAGAGCTGGAGAAAAAACCGGACTATGTAAAACAGGTGTTGAATACGGGCTCTCAAAAGATGAGAAAAGTTGCACAGAAGACTATGGAGGAAGTAAGAGAAGCTATGAAAATATAATAATATGGTGGGAAACGATGGCATATAATGTTGTTTTAAGCAAATTTGAAGGTCCACTAGACCTTCTATTGCATTTAATAGAAAAGTCTAAATTGAGCATATATGACATAAATATTGCTGAGATAACTGAACAATATAATGAATATCTAAATGAAATGAGAAAAGTTGATCTAGAAATAAGCAGCGAATTCATCGTTATGGCGGCTACTCTACTTGAAATTAAGGCTAAATCCCTCTTACCTGTTGCAGATGATGAAAATCAACAAGATGATCAAGATGAAAAAGATGAATTAATATACAAGCTCATAGAATACAAAAAGTTTAAACAAGTTTGCCAGCAACTGAGAGAAATGGAATCAA contains these protein-coding regions:
- the trpS gene encoding tryptophan--tRNA ligase, whose translation is MTKQRIMSGMRPTGKLHLGNYFGALENWVKLQNEYECYHSIVDWHALTTGYEDTSELKSNIMEIAIDWISAGLDPEKCTIYVQSEIKEIAELHLLMSMIIPLSWLERCPTYKDQINQLKDREITTYGFLGYPCLMASDILICKATLVPVGEDQLPHLELSREIARRFNFLYGNVFPEPKEKLNQVKVLPGLDGRKMSKSYDNTIALSDGPEQIQKKVSRMITDPERIRKNDPGHPEVCSAYAFHKVFSENEVDEIQSNCRKGKIGCVECKKKLANNMMNYLEPIYSKRKELEKKPDYVKQVLNTGSQKMRKVAQKTMEEVREAMKI